The nucleotide window TGCCGGACGACCGCTTCGACACCATACCGCTGGTCGAAGACCAGCTGGTGGCCCTGCTGCAGCGCGATCACCCGCTGGCGGCCAAGAAGTCCGTTACGCTGGATGAGCTGGTGGGCATTCCCTTCATCATGCCGGAACAGGGTTGCTCGGCGCTGGTCGAGCCACTGTTCGCCAATGCCGCGCTGGCGCCGCACGTGCGCTACCGCATGTCGCAGATGGTCACGGTACTGGGCCTGGTCGACAATGGCGACGGCGTCACCGTGATGCCCGAGCTGGCGCTGCCGCACGCGATGGCGGAAACGCATCCGCGCATCGTCGCGCGGCCGCTGCGGCCCACGGCGCGCCGGCGCGTCGGGCTGATCCTGCGTAATCTATCGCGCGCCGCGCCGGCCGTGCAGGCGTTCGTGGAGATCGCGCGCACGGCGGCGAAGTCGCTTTGATCTGCAAAGGCATGCAGGGTCTATGGTCTCCAGATCCTGCAGGTTTCCCAGTGATCCGGCATCCCCATCGATGTCTTGACCCGATCAGCTTCCGGGTATTTTTTTAACAGCTGATTGAGGCCGTCCTTGATGTTTTCAACGAGCCCCGAAATCTTGCTGATCTGCCGTATGACAAGGATGGCTGTGTAGGTTGTATTGTGGGCGTTTCGATGGCCACTGCCTACTGGAGAGACGCTGACAATGTTTGGCACGTCTATGCTTCTCGGTGCCGCCAGATTTCTGTTCCATAAGCGTGTGTGATGTGCACATAGATTCCTGACCGCACGCAATGCGTCGATCCAGGATAGCAATATGTCGAAACTGGCTGCACCCAATGTTTGCGCCATTTTGTCGAGCGATGTACTGACAGGTGTTCCAGCAGTGTGGCCAAACGCCTTTGCATGCTGATCCAATGCCCTGAAAATTTCCCTTATCTGCCCGAGCGTAGTGAGATCAGCAACGACCCAGAATGGCGGCAAGCCTTTGTGAGATGAAGAAATTTGGTTGTAGTAAGAACGGTGATAGTGCTGCGCGAATTCTTCCTTGCTTCGGGTGAAGTCGGCATGAAGGCTGTCGATGATTCGCTGCGGATACCTCTGGCGATGAAACCATTTCTGCTCGAGATACCAAAATCCATCGCCTGACGCGAGCGACATTGTGGCGTCCAGTTTCGTGCGAAATAAAACTTCGATTTGAGAAAGGACGCCAAAAAGCAGATGACGCAGCTCTTCATCGAAGCAATACATTTGTCGAGCTTGCTCGACGTTGGTGCCCGCGGCAAATTGCCACGGTCTGGCCTTTGCCCGATCAAAGTAAGGATATAAATAGCCGCGGAAACGGTAGTAATTTACTCGTCCCAGGAACGCTTCCGTAGCGGGAATATCGTTCACAACCAAGCCTTGAGCTTGCAACTTCCCTATCAGCTGCCGCGCAGTGCGGGAAGGCTTGGTGTAAGGGATCAGTGTGAAGACCATAGATGTAGAAAAGCCACCAGTACTTTGAACAATTTCTCGTTCTCGGTTTGAACAGGTGGCGTTGTTGAACGCGATGTTAACCAAATTCGGGTAACGGCGCAAGCGAACTAAGCGCTAGCACAGCGTGAACATCGCGGCGAGCGCCAGCACGCTGGCCGGGTCCAGCAGCGCATCGGTGGCCCAGGCGCACACGGCGCACAGCGCGAGCACCGCCGCGATGTGGCCGAGCGACTCGCGGCGCTTCATCACGCCGCCTGCAGCCGCGCCACGGCACGGTCGTCGATCGGCCAGTGCAGCGCGGCGGCGGCCAGGCCGATCAATACCGCGAGCAGCCACATCGTGTTGTACGAGCCGGTGGCATCGAACACGGCGCCGCCCAGCCACATGCCGAGGAAGCCGCCCAGCTGGTGGCCGACGAACACGAAACCGAACAGCGTGGCCAGGTACCGCACGCCGAAGACCTGCGAGACCAGGCCATTGGTCAGCGGCACGGTGCCGAGCCAGGTGAGGCCCATCACGAACGCGAACGCGTAGACGCTGGCCGTGCTGACAGGAAGCAGCGCGAACGCCAGCATCGCGGCGGAACGCACCAGGTACAGGCCGGCCAGCAGGTACTTGCGGCGGTAGATGCCGCCCAGTTGCCCGCACAGGTAAGTACCCGCCACGTTGGCCAGCGCGATGATGGCCAGCGCGGCCACGCCAGTCTGCGGCGGCAGGCCCTGGTCCATCAGGAAAGCCGGGAAGTGGCCGGCGATGAACGCAAGCTGGAAGCCGCAGGCGAGAAAGCCCAGGTTCAGCAGCCAGAAGCCGCGGTGCGACAACGCTTCGCGGATCGCGCCGCCCATCGACTGCGCCTGCCGGTCCGGCGAGGCGGCCTGGCGGTCGTCCAGCGGCCATGCGAGCGGCAGCGCCAAAGCCAGGACGAGGGCGAACACCGTCAGCGCAAGCATCCAGCCCAGGCCGCCGATCAGCTGCTGCGTGGCGGGCACCATGGCGAACTGGCCGACGCCGCCGACCGCGCCGGCCATGCCGAGCGCCCAGCTGCGCCGCGCCGGCGGCACGATGCGGCTGATGGCGCCATACACGACACCGAACGTGGTGCCGGACAGCGCCACGCCGATCAGCAGGCCGGCCGACAGCGCCAGTTCCATGCTGGTGGCGGCATGCGCCATCAGGTACAGCCCGAGCGCATACAGTACGCAGCCGGCGGCCAATACCCGGCGCGCACCCCAGCGGTCGGCAATCATGCCCGTGACCGGTTGCGCCAGCCCCCATACCAGGTTTTGCAGCGCGATGGCCAGCGCGAACGC belongs to Pseudoduganella albidiflava and includes:
- a CDS encoding Abi family protein; translation: MRRYPNLVNIAFNNATCSNREREIVQSTGGFSTSMVFTLIPYTKPSRTARQLIGKLQAQGLVVNDIPATEAFLGRVNYYRFRGYLYPYFDRAKARPWQFAAGTNVEQARQMYCFDEELRHLLFGVLSQIEVLFRTKLDATMSLASGDGFWYLEQKWFHRQRYPQRIIDSLHADFTRSKEEFAQHYHRSYYNQISSSHKGLPPFWVVADLTTLGQIREIFRALDQHAKAFGHTAGTPVSTSLDKMAQTLGAASFDILLSWIDALRAVRNLCAHHTRLWNRNLAAPRSIDVPNIVSVSPVGSGHRNAHNTTYTAILVIRQISKISGLVENIKDGLNQLLKKYPEADRVKTSMGMPDHWETCRIWRP
- a CDS encoding MFS transporter; translated protein: MNAFRTAKAHAPLAAVLCGGIIVGLALGMRHVQGLFMLPMIGTRGWGREAFALAIALQNLVWGLAQPVTGMIADRWGARRVLAAGCVLYALGLYLMAHAATSMELALSAGLLIGVALSGTTFGVVYGAISRIVPPARRSWALGMAGAVGGVGQFAMVPATQQLIGGLGWMLALTVFALVLALALPLAWPLDDRQAASPDRQAQSMGGAIREALSHRGFWLLNLGFLACGFQLAFIAGHFPAFLMDQGLPPQTGVAALAIIALANVAGTYLCGQLGGIYRRKYLLAGLYLVRSAAMLAFALLPVSTASVYAFAFVMGLTWLGTVPLTNGLVSQVFGVRYLATLFGFVFVGHQLGGFLGMWLGGAVFDATGSYNTMWLLAVLIGLAAAALHWPIDDRAVARLQAA